Genomic DNA from Zonotrichia albicollis isolate bZonAlb1 chromosome 12, bZonAlb1.hap1, whole genome shotgun sequence:
AAGCTGGAGAGCTGAGCTCACAGCAGTGTGCTTATTTATGTTTTAAACTGCTCATGCAGCACGCTACTGCCTTGCAAATTGTATGCTGGAGCTCCTGCATACCATTATATATGGCTCTTTGTAAGGTTCAtggcacagaggggaaaaaaagggtgaAATAAGACTAACTAAATGGTTGATATAAAAATTAAAGTAGCAGAGAAAACTGGAGAAAAATTAATAGCCCAGCTCTCAAATAAAGTAATATCCAATGGAGGTTTGCACCTGAATCCATTTTTCACAGTAGAAGAAAAAGGTATCCCAAAATTCTGAGTGAGGCATTAACTCTGATTTCAGCTCCTGGTGACATTATAAAGGATTTGAACCTTGTACTGGAAGTTTTATAGTGACAACTCAGCCCCTGAAAAATCTCAGAGAAGTGTCTTACTGCAAATTATATTTGCATCACACTTATCCTCTCTTTTACTATCAATGTACCATCTTTTTCCCTCTGTAACCCAGAGGGAAATCAAAGCAGCACTGTTCCATTATTACCCTTTAATAGTCTTTCCAGTGATATAAAGGAGAATATTAATATCTTTCCAATGACCTCACCTAAACACTGCTAAAAGCCAGGAGGGAAGTGACAAGTTTGCACCTAAAGCACAGGGATGAATTTCTGAAGTTAATGAAAGGATTTCACCCCTGGGTTTTaatcctgttttctttttaaccttTTAGCTTCAGTTTTCTCAGCTGTAGTGTGGAGAAGGTAGGCTCACATGCAAGTCAACAGCACGATTTTGTTGAGTGCAGTTCAGCcaggagctggctgtgctgtcAAAGCACAGGGATAAAGGAGGTGTGTTCTGGCAGGAAAAAGTGAATATTGTCCTCTTGCAGGAGTGAGGTAACAACActcttcctgcagctctgcctggggatcagtgtggctctgcagagctcagtgAGGTGGGTGGAGGAGCTTGGAGGGCTGCAGGGACCCTCCTGGAAGGGTCAGACTCTGCACAGGGTGTGGGGATGGTGGGTATGGAGCAGGTCTGTGGTggcgttcacaggggtcccaggaagagatgaggattcTGACTCCATGTATCAGAATgctggtttattattttgtgatatgtattatattaaaataaaatgatatattaaaactataccaaaagaatagaagaaaggatttaatcagaaggcttgaaaggaaagaaggaagaatgataacaaaagcttctgactCTCAGAGATTCTGAgtcagctgactgtgattggccattagttagaaacaaccacatgagaccaatcacagatgcacctgttgcattccacagcagcagataaccattgtttacattttgttcctgaggcctcccagcttctcaggagaaaaattcataaggaaaggatttttcatagaaGATGGCTGTGACACAGGTCCAGGAGAAGGGGCCCAGCCAATCTCCCACTCCCaggctgtcctgctgctgctcctggggagggCACCAAGGGCAGAACCAGCAGCTTTGGGGCAGCAGAGGGGCccacctgccctggctgctgatggACACTGCTCTTCATTGCCTGGGGAACTTGTCCATCAGATTATGAACTTCTCAAATAGCACATTAATGGCATGAGCTATGTTTCTCCTCAATAATGCTGTTGCTGAGGCCCTGCTGATGAAAGAGCagaggaggtggctgccagAGTGTTGTGCCAGATGTGCTGATCGCTGGTATGAACACTTTAAAATTCACAAATCTAATGAACAGTGTAATCACCGATGAATGGTTGCTCTTAAGAAAGCTAAATTAACAGCGAAAGAAAACATAAAGGTGACCAGCAAAGGAAATGAAATCATAACTCAGTTCTAAGACAGCTTCTTCCTGATCTGTACAAAAGTCTGGGGGAAATGATGGTGATTAATTATCTCACTTGTTctttacattaaaaatacacattttgaCCATTATGGAAAAGCTGGGGAATGCATAAAAGTTTTGACatcagaaaagagaaaggagagaagttgataattttggaggaaaagtCATGATTAGTCAGAATGTGAAAGAGGATTGGGGCTTGTTGGTGCTTGCTAACACTTTCATACAGCTGGGGATGAGCAACCTGGTTCAGGGCACTACAGCTCATCTTCTTTAAGAGATCTGTGCTTATGGTCTTTGAGGTGGGAAGCACAGTTTCTGAGATATAGGGAGGTTCCTTTATCAAAATGCAGTGAAGATCAAATATTACAAAATTATGAAATAGCACAAGGAGTAAACAATAAATGTTCTAATTATCATGTAGGataaaaaaagagaacattTCTTATCTCATGAAAGGCTTTTACTGACTGTAATAGTGCTCCAGAGGTAGTCAATACAGGACTAAGACCCATGTTTTCTCAAATGCAGTATTTAATTTCaaaggagacagaaaaaaaaaaatctagatttTGAAATACtatctttgtctttttttactAAACTTGCTCTTTGATTGAATTTTAGAGGTATCATAAGAAGAGCTCAGAGTCTGGCCCACATCCAGAGGTTAATGCTTAGTCTTCcaaattcattttttaaatctgGTAATAACCCAGTTTCATTTCTTAGATTTGTTGCTTCTGGTTCCATATTTGGAATATGGACAGACTCAATCAAATCAAAGAAATGCCAATCTTCAAGCATGCTTGGCTTTTAAATTAGCACTCAAAGTGAGGAATCTACCTAACTGTAGAATGAGGACTAGTTCCAAAAACAACTGAACAGCTAAAAGAGTAGGTTTGAGTTTGGTGATATAGCTGTAGGTTTCCTTTCCACCTGGGAAATAActgtaatatttttaaagatctATCTATCTAAATCTGTAGAAAAATCTGGACTGTTTGTAAAAATAGAGGAATTTCAAAGAATTTCATATACTCATTTTTACACGTTTCTTTAATGAAACTAAGACTTCTCTTTGTGCTGCCAGGATTTGAGAAAACTAATTCAATCTGTGATACAAGCCCTTGATCCTGCAAGTATTTAAGCTGCTGAGGAATGTTACTCATTTGAACAGTCTCATTAAGCACTTTGTACCATGTTTACAATGTGTTTCAAACATGGTTATACCACAGCTCTATGACTTGTTCGTGTACTGGTGACTCATGACACGAGTCCTTAATGCATTTCTAAAACAGAACTGTCTCATTACCATATTACAGCCAAAAACTGTGATAAGGACTGGTATCCCTCAAGTGATGGTAAATGTCATTCTCCCACTGAAATTCTACACCTGTACCTCACATTCTGCAGAAGACAGAGATTCACTAAAGGATCTGccttcaaaaaaaaaccaaaaaaccaaaagaaaaaaaacccaaaaatccaaactaaaccaaaccccaaaacaacaacaacaaaaaagcctcaaaaccaaacagaaatgAGACCAcaaatttcccttttctccctctgaAAATAAAACTGGAGGGAGCATGTTAGTAATtacaatttaatttaaaatgtccCTGGAGCTTACAATGAGTGGAACAAAAACTGTGACTCCGCAGCACATAAACATCCTGCTGAGGAGAAGGAGGACAGCTTGAAGGCTGGCCTCTATTTACTGAATTTATATACTCTGTTTACTTTACTTATTCCAAAGGAATCCAGTAGCAACTCTGTAGAAACCAGTGACCCATGCTTTGGTGTGACAGAGAAAAGAATGTGGCCAGTTGGACCAAGTTGCTTCCACTTCACTACCAGTCTTTGGGGGTAAAAGCTGCCTCTACCCACAACGCTGCATTGACACTCTCTGCTCAATTTTTATAGACTCTATATCATAATCagggaaaagagggagaaggCAGGTGAAAAAGGCTGCTTTGAAGGGAAGTCTGGGTTAAATAATCACAGAATTTGGGGGGAGGTATTGAATAGTGAAGGTCATTTGAAGTGTTgatttttcttacattttttcTTGGAGGCCTTGAACATGAGACCTCACCATAATTTTGCACAATTTTTATATCTTATTAATTCATATCACACCATACAGGTTATTAACTTTAGGCAATTACAGCAATATTCATTTGCCCAATACTTTGTTCTTATTGGACAATATTATGCTTCTATCTCTAGAGACTTTCCCAATGAAGACCTTTAGCTCTGAGGATATTTAAAGAGAGGAACTTTGGGGATCCACCATGGACCGCAAGGCtgaggagaagagaaagcagCGCCACAGCTTGGCTTTACTGGAGCAGGTGAAGAGCATGAAGGAATGCACACAGATAATCGacgtggtgctggtggcagagggCCAGAAGTTCCCGTGCCATAAGGTGGTGCTGGCTGCCTTCAGTGCCTATTTCAGGGCCATGTTCACGTGTGGCCTGGCAGAGTGCACGCAGAGGGAGGTGGTGCTGCACGATGTCTCAGCCGAGAGCGTGTCGGTGATCCTGCACTACGTGTACAGCGCCGAGCTGCGCCTCACCGGCCTCAACGTGCAGACTGTCGCCCTCGCCGCCTACTTCATGCAGATGGAAGAGGTCTGCAACATGTGTCAGAAGTACATGATGGACCACATGGATGCTTCCAACTGCGTGGGCATCTATTACTTTGCAAACCACATCGGGGCGGATGATTTATGTGACCAAGCAAAGAAATACACGTATCAGCATtttgctgaggtgagcttgcAGGAAGAGATACTCGAGATTGaattccagcagctgctgactCTCATCAAATCAGATGATCTGAATATTTCCAGGGAGGAGAGCATTCTGGACCTCGTCATTAGATGGGTCAAGCACAGCAGAGAGTCCCGTTCACAGCACCTTGTTGAGCTCCTTAAGCAAGTGAGACTGGTGCTGGTCAGCCCCTCTTTTCTTGTGGAAGCCCGGAAGAGGAACACAATGATTCTGTGCAACTCAGAATGCAATGATATGTTCGAGGAAGCACTGAAAACCATCCAGCTGTCCAGGCACCCTTCCCTCAGCCTGAGATATGGCATGGAGACCACGGATCTCCTGCTCTGCATTGGCAACAACTCCCTCGGCATCAGGTCCAGGCACGGCAGCTATGCAGATGCCAGCTTCTGTTATGCTCCTGTGACAGGAAAGACCTACTTCATTTCCTCCCCAAAGTATGGAGAGGGCTTGGGATGTGTTTGCACTGGTGTTGTCACTGAGAAAAATGAAATCATTGTGGCAGGCGAGGCAAGCGCCGTCAAAATGTCTAGACAAAGGACCAGGAACATTGAAATTTATAGGTGTGTACCCTCTGTCAGAAATCCTCTAATTattgaaaaattttaaataatgtcTCTGGGTGGGGGGGGGAAGACCATTACACAAAGCATTCTTTTTCTTAGAGATTTTGACTACTTGGATCAATTTGTCACAACTTATTTTCACAGCTCTGAGGTATACAAACAACCAAATTCTTCTGAAAGAATGAGGAGTTACTCTTGTGGTATCTCTGAGTAAATGAGCTCAATTTGATAAATGCATGTAGATTTTATATTCTCTTTACCAAAATCTCAGTATTCTCCTTGGATATTTCTTTTCTAGGTCATTAGCAGAGGGAAATGAGCCAAGTGATGATCAAATGAGCCcagcaaaacagagaaaacatgCTTCTCTGTTGATGTTGACGATAATGCTTCATAGATTAAATATGATGATTGATAGCTCAAAAAACTCATTCTGTTTTTACTCATATCCTTTCAGATGcacacattttaaagaaaaccagACATTTCCAGGATTAAAgatcaatttttaaaatggtgACAGCATTTTCAAATGCAAATGCCTATATTTGAGGAAATTAATTCATAGTGAGGCAGGTGAAGTGGCTTTCTTTTCAGCAGTGTTGAGTTCTCACTGCTCCCACTAATTTCAGCAGAAActgtgatggagcagcacatgCAGAAATGTGACTTCTTATCTTAATTAGGGTAAAACATCTTTGAAAGGACACCTAGGATTCCTCATACTAAACATGCTTGATCCTGCAAACATTGGGCTCAATTTTATAGCTTCTCTGTGAAGGAGAGAGCTCCTCTTGTCTTTGTACTGAGTAAACACTGACAATTAAAGGGGGCAACATTTCCAAACAGGCTGATGGGACCTGGGTGAAGCAGGGCATTCACAGCTGTGGGCTCTCCTACAGATACCACCAGCGAGGAAACCACTtttggcacagcctgtgcagcACTCAGCTCCGTGAGCTCTACgcgctgggcactgcccacaaCGACCTCTATGTGATAGGAGGGCAAATGAAAGTGAAAAATCAGTATCTGGTCACAAACTGCGTGGAGAAGTACTCCATGGAGCaaggcacctggagaagcacagcgcccctgccagtgcccctggccTGCCACGTGGTGGTGACAGTGAAGGACAAGCTGTACGTGCTGGGTGGATGGACACCACAGGTTGAGAACTGTGCCCATTTACTTGGTTTGCTTTGTGCACTAACAGGAACTGTTGTGTAGTTTTACAGTGCTTCTTGCATGGGAAATCACATCAGTGATAGCAGAAGAATAAGTTGCTCACATTTCTCTGATGAAACATATTCTATAGGAAAATCAAACAGGGTGAAGAAGAATAATATTCATCTATGCCATCCTCACTGTAAATACCAACTTCAGGAAGGGCAGTTTTTATTCACAAAGATGTTGACTGTGAGCAAGAGTTTAAAATACATCTCCTTTGTCATTATAGGTTCTGTCCTTTCTATTCCCTATTTACCATCCTCTTAATTTTTCTAGGTATAATAAGTAATGGCATTTAATCTTACAAGGACACTTAACTGTGCCCTGTCTTCAAAAAGCATGTACACAAGTACACTTCAGGGACAGATTTCTATATGACATTTAAAGTTCACCTTGCTTTCTCAGGAAGCTTTCTTGGTTAACTAAAGttaatttatttgatttttattacattacattttaaatgaaaagtcAAAGCATTCTCTGGGAAACAGAGTCCTTTAAACaatccatttatttatttctgctgcCTTGCTTGGCTATGTAAagtttttaaagggattttcAGCAGACACATGTTCAGTAGTACAGAGATTATACAGAGCTATGCTACAAGGAAGATGGATGTCAAGGGCAGTGCTCACTCTCTCCAGTTCTCCCAGtgcaaaatatgtttttttcaGCGTCTAGcccatttttatttattgcttgGTGAATTTCAGATTTCAGTGCTCAGGAAAAAGCCCTGCATTCACTTGACAATGGAGCATCTGTAATGCTCGTTGCAATATGTTCAGACTGTCACCACAACTCAATGGTTTCTGTCCTCTTGAAATAAATTACTGCTTAAAGTATTTAAAAGTGAGATGCAGTCAGCTAACAAGACTTCCACCTCTTTGAATATTTTGAGTGTGGGAGTCCCCAAGGAGGCaacagaaagatcagagagtaTTTCTGATAGAGAAACAACTGTGCAGGGGTATCTCATATGTAAAGAACTAAAATACGAAAACACTTAATGTAGAAACAATCTGTCTgtaaaaaaaacctgaatatGTCATATAACTAAGATAGATGTTGAAGTCAGACAACCAGCTTTGTTAAGCTTTTTTCCAGAACAGATTGTGAGAGGGAAAGGTGGCTTAGAAGCACAAGTCAGGAATATTGAgccaagaataatttttttaaaacccaCCTAAAGTAGATACCTACCTACCAGTACTATCAGTAACAATGCATGGGTGTCTGAGTTTATATAGAAATAGGTTTGAGATGAGCAGATTAACAGCAATTGATCAAAACCCACAGCTTTGTAAGATTCTGCTGTACCTGTGCAGACCAGGATAAATTAGCTAAAGTACTCAAAAAAGTGCATTGAGACCAGCACTAAGAGTGCTGAATTCTTCTGGAACCATCTATCTTCCCCCTGTCAGATGCAGTGATTGCCTATGTGGGGTTACCACAGCTGCACGGGGAAAGCAAATGAGCTGGCCaagccagggctgtccctgtgctggatggagcagcactgaatGTTCTGTCAATCCTGAACAAACACTAACAACAGCATTGACAGAGTGCCCTAAATGCACGTGTCCATTACAGGACAGAGAAAAATACCCTTCCCACTCAGGCTTTGTAATTGAAATAAGACAATTCAAAGTCAAGCCAGGACATAAAATAACAGCTTAGGAGGGCAAGGACTCGCTCATCGCAGCgctgctctgctcagcatcGGGCTGGCCCCTGGCGCCAGCACAGTTAAAACACAAAGTGACTCCAGCCTTGCTAACTGGGGGCTGTTAAAATGGAAGAAAGTGTTTGGTGAGGCTGAGAGGAAGATTTCATACCCCTGAGACACAGGGAAGGGCTGCTGGAAGTCGTGTTTTCTGTACACAGGGAGAACAGGGTGGACTCAAGGAGAACGTTACCACAAAAATGAGGTTGGATGTGAATTTACAGCATGTCAAGTGGTGTCTTCTCCTAAGTACATGTTTAGTCTGTGCTGAAAATACTCAGCTTCCAAATATCCCTCTTTCAGTGAATAAATTAGCGTTTCACACTTACCACGGAGAAAGAACATGCCCCGGGCACTTACAGGGAGTAACCAAGGGGCTTTATATTTACTCTCTAGTTTGCCTCCTACTATCTTGTCCATGACATTAGTGTTGGAAAGGttttttgggaaagaaaaataacaagaaaaCAAGGACACATGTAACGCCATCACAAGTAAGCAAAGTATTTCTCTCCTTCTCACTCTCTCTATGTGAAAACTTTCAtcccaaaatatttcagaatccTCCCTCCACATCCCACTGCTAACATTCAAGGGTGTCATACCCAGAAAACAGCGTCTGAATTCCCTGCATTGTATAAGACAggcagagaaggaggaagatTAGAGAGAACAAGAGGAGTAGGAGTGAGTATAAAAAGTGTTATGGCAGCAAAGATATAGCGAGGGGGTTAGGAGCTTATTATGAAAACTATTGAAGTTACAGCTGTTGAACAACAACATTACAGTGGTTAGGCTGACTAAATAAATATGCAAATGTATTTTAGGATAAGATATATAatcatatataaataaatacacatatatatgtatgtatgtatgtatgtatatacatatatatatgtatacacattcacatatacatatacatatgaCTGAGAAAGGCCAGCAAGGTACCTGACTGAGATTCATGGTATAGTCTGAGTAATAGTGGAAAGAGATTTCAACatttatcaggaaaaaaaagacagactGGTTTTCCTTCATTATTATTAGGACTGCACAGCAGCCTTGTGGAAGGGGGTATGTTCTTCCAGAGCTGGGAACCTTAGCCCTAACCCTAAATTTGGCTCTCTTGCTGCAGGATAGAGACATCCACTTATTCCTTTGCCTTCTACAGCAGACTCCCAGCCACCAGCCATGGGTGCTGCTAAACCCTGGGGAGAACAATCCCCCCCAGCTGTAATTGATGTGTTTGTGCTATTTATCTGCCGAGCTGTCTGCTGTGATTAACTGCCTGCAGGCATGTGTGGAGGGCTCCAAATGTTGTGTTATTACATGGCTGTCATATTTCATGCAGATGGATCTGCCTGACGAGGAGCCGGATCGATTGAGTAACAGAATGTTTTGCTACGACCCATGCCAAGACAAATGGGTGGAGAGAGCCCCAATGAAGTTCTCCAAGTACCGCTTCAGCACTGCCGTAGTCAATGGGGAGATTTATGTCTTGGGTAAGAGGAAAC
This window encodes:
- the KBTBD12 gene encoding kelch repeat and BTB domain-containing protein 12 — translated: MDRKAEEKRKQRHSLALLEQVKSMKECTQIIDVVLVAEGQKFPCHKVVLAAFSAYFRAMFTCGLAECTQREVVLHDVSAESVSVILHYVYSAELRLTGLNVQTVALAAYFMQMEEVCNMCQKYMMDHMDASNCVGIYYFANHIGADDLCDQAKKYTYQHFAEVSLQEEILEIEFQQLLTLIKSDDLNISREESILDLVIRWVKHSRESRSQHLVELLKQVRLVLVSPSFLVEARKRNTMILCNSECNDMFEEALKTIQLSRHPSLSLRYGMETTDLLLCIGNNSLGIRSRHGSYADASFCYAPVTGKTYFISSPKYGEGLGCVCTGVVTEKNEIIVAGEASAVKMSRQRTRNIEIYRYHQRGNHFWHSLCSTQLRELYALGTAHNDLYVIGGQMKVKNQYLVTNCVEKYSMEQGTWRSTAPLPVPLACHVVVTVKDKLYVLGGWTPQMDLPDEEPDRLSNRMFCYDPCQDKWVERAPMKFSKYRFSTAVVNGEIYVLGGIGCLGYDRGQTRKCLDAVEIYNPDGDFWRDGAPLPSPLLSLRTNSTSAGCVEGKLYLCGGFHGAARHEVISKEILELDTWENQWNVVATNVLMHDSYDVCLVARLNPRDLIPPPPDLVDQ